A genomic window from Mesorhizobium sp. 131-2-1 includes:
- a CDS encoding LysR substrate-binding domain-containing protein has product MNAPLNHPLPLLDLDVLRTFVAIAETGSFTTAATAVFRTPSAVSMQIKKLEDILGRSVFARDARSVTLTTDGEMLLGYARRLLSINREVVSKFIIPDIVGVVRLGSPDDYGERVLPHVLKRFAQSHPSIAVDVTIDQSSNLRRRMDDRALDITLLTNSYKTSALGAEVLLTEPIVWAGAKGGCAHLREPLPVSLWEEGCAWRAGALEALGREGRNYRVAYMSAHTAGQRAAIMADLAVAPLPKSFLGNEMVELGPKNGMPDIGTYNLAMVVAPDASAPVKAVADHIRATFELFRETGKF; this is encoded by the coding sequence ATGAACGCCCCGCTCAATCACCCCCTGCCGCTGCTCGATCTTGATGTCCTGCGCACCTTCGTGGCAATCGCCGAGACCGGCAGCTTCACCACCGCCGCCACAGCCGTCTTCCGCACGCCTTCGGCCGTCTCCATGCAGATCAAGAAGCTGGAGGACATTCTCGGCCGCTCCGTCTTCGCGCGCGACGCGCGCTCGGTGACGCTGACGACGGATGGTGAGATGCTGCTCGGCTATGCCCGCCGGCTTTTGTCGATCAACCGCGAGGTGGTGTCGAAGTTCATCATTCCCGACATTGTCGGCGTGGTGCGGCTGGGCTCGCCGGACGATTATGGCGAGCGCGTGCTGCCGCATGTCTTGAAGCGTTTCGCGCAGTCGCATCCCTCGATCGCGGTCGACGTCACCATCGACCAGAGCAGCAATCTGCGCCGGCGCATGGACGACCGGGCGCTCGACATCACGCTGCTGACCAACTCCTACAAGACCAGCGCGCTCGGCGCCGAGGTGCTGTTGACCGAACCGATCGTCTGGGCCGGCGCCAAGGGCGGCTGCGCGCATCTGCGCGAACCGCTGCCGGTGTCGCTGTGGGAAGAGGGCTGTGCGTGGCGGGCAGGGGCACTTGAGGCGCTCGGCCGCGAGGGCCGCAACTACCGGGTCGCCTATATGAGCGCGCACACGGCCGGCCAGCGCGCGGCGATCATGGCCGATCTGGCGGTGGCGCCGCTGCCGAAGTCCTTCCTCGGCAACGAGATGGTCGAGCTCGGGCCGAAGAACGGCATGCCCGACATCGGCACCTACAATCTCGCCATGGTGGTGGCGCCCGACGCCAGCGCGCCGGTGAAGGCGGTCGCCGACCACATCCGCGCGACCTTCGAGCTGTTCCGGGAAACCGGCAAGTTTTGA
- a CDS encoding alpha/beta hydrolase fold domain-containing protein, which translates to MPSFKSHVVSFVLRHSRKKAFASPENLQRWIAYARKTEDHHPPASLRHRLDIAERRVSGFPVYEIAPRPGERKRILYLHGGAYVFQITSYHWGLIAEMAERLGYGITVPIYPIAPEHDFHDMFGMVGEVYRQMLDETDAEDIVFMGDSAGGNMAVVLTMMAAEDALPLPARHVLISPGLDMSLSNPEVFEAERNDPWLGIAGGLEAIRLYSAGIDRADWHISPLYGDLSVLPKTLLLTGSHDLLSPDNLIFAEKARAAGVEVEVVYEEGMFHVWPLIEMPETRRARDSIVAFLNGETRTRPVKARGWLLQGQATT; encoded by the coding sequence ATGCCCAGTTTCAAAAGCCACGTCGTTTCCTTCGTCCTCAGGCATAGCCGCAAGAAGGCTTTTGCCAGTCCGGAAAACTTGCAGCGCTGGATCGCCTATGCGCGCAAGACCGAGGACCATCATCCGCCGGCTTCGCTGCGCCACCGCCTCGACATTGCCGAGCGCCGCGTGAGCGGATTTCCCGTCTACGAGATCGCGCCGAGGCCCGGCGAGCGCAAGCGGATCCTCTATCTGCATGGCGGCGCCTATGTCTTCCAGATCACCTCCTATCATTGGGGGCTGATCGCCGAGATGGCCGAGCGGTTGGGTTACGGCATCACCGTGCCGATCTATCCGATCGCGCCCGAGCACGATTTCCACGACATGTTCGGCATGGTCGGCGAGGTCTACCGGCAGATGCTCGACGAGACGGACGCCGAAGATATCGTCTTCATGGGCGATTCCGCCGGTGGCAACATGGCCGTGGTGCTGACCATGATGGCGGCTGAGGACGCCCTGCCGCTGCCGGCGCGCCATGTGCTGATCTCACCCGGGCTCGACATGTCGCTCTCCAACCCTGAAGTGTTCGAGGCCGAGCGCAACGATCCGTGGCTTGGCATTGCTGGCGGGCTGGAGGCGATCCGGCTCTACAGCGCCGGCATCGATCGCGCCGACTGGCACATCAGCCCGCTCTACGGCGACCTTTCGGTATTGCCGAAGACGCTGCTTCTGACCGGCTCGCACGACCTGCTCAGCCCCGACAATCTGATCTTCGCCGAGAAGGCGCGCGCCGCGGGCGTCGAGGTGGAGGTCGTCTACGAGGAAGGCATGTTCCACGTCTGGCCGCTGATCGAGATGCCCGAGACGCGGCGCGCGCGCGACAGCATCGTCGCCTTCCTGAATGGAGAAACCAGGACGCGCCCGGTCAAGGCCCGCGGCTGGTTGCTGCAGGGTCAGGCCACGACCTGA
- a CDS encoding ASKHA domain-containing protein, whose translation MAAVAAAAVRPGWPGDKRAIVNSPANITDPLVLFMPSGKRGRFPVGTPVLDAARQLGVYVESVCGGRATCGRCQIEVQEGNFAKHKIVSSNDHISAKGAKEERYERVRGLPERRRLSCSAQILGDLVIDVPQDTVINAQTIRKDADTRVIARDTAVRMCYVEIEEPDMHKPLGDLDRLKIALMKDWGFKNLEFDFYLMPQVQGILRKGNWTATAAIYKDADSDIARVIALWPGLKNEAYGLACDIGSTTIAMHLVSLLSGRVAASSGTSNPQIRFGEDLMSRVSYVMMNPDGREGMTVAVREAISSLVDKVCAEGNVQRNDILDSVFVGNPIMHHLFLGIDPTELGGAPFALAVSGAVRIKASDIGLKLNQGARLYMLPCIAGHVGADAAAVTLSEGPHRQDEMMLIVDVGTNAEIVLGNRTRVVAASSPTGPAFEGAEISGGQRAAPGAIERVRIDAETLEPKYRVIGSELWSDEPGFAESVQATGVTGICGSGIIEVVAEMYLAGIISEDGVVDGSLSARSPRIVANGRTFSYVLKDGEPRITITQNDVRAIQLAKAALYAGTKLLMEKQNTEHVDRIHFAGAFGSFIDPKYAMVLGLIPDCDLDKVSAVGNAAGAGARMALLNRGYRREIEETVSRIEKIETALEPKFQEHFVYAMALPNKVDPFPKLSAAVKLPPRKTVSEDGIAGDAAPRRRSREGHAARRGRG comes from the coding sequence ATGGCGGCCGTCGCCGCGGCGGCCGTGAGGCCCGGATGGCCAGGGGATAAGCGCGCAATCGTGAACTCGCCTGCCAACATCACTGATCCGCTCGTGCTGTTCATGCCGTCCGGCAAGCGCGGGCGGTTTCCGGTCGGCACGCCGGTGCTCGACGCGGCGCGTCAGCTCGGCGTCTATGTCGAAAGCGTCTGCGGCGGACGCGCCACTTGCGGGCGCTGCCAGATCGAGGTGCAGGAAGGCAATTTCGCCAAGCACAAGATCGTCTCCTCCAACGACCACATCTCGGCCAAGGGCGCCAAGGAGGAGCGCTACGAGCGCGTGCGCGGCCTTCCCGAGCGGCGGCGCCTCTCCTGCTCGGCGCAGATCCTCGGCGATCTCGTCATCGACGTGCCGCAGGACACGGTCATCAACGCCCAGACCATCCGCAAGGATGCCGACACCAGGGTGATCGCCCGCGATACGGCGGTGCGCATGTGCTATGTCGAGATCGAAGAGCCCGACATGCACAAGCCGCTCGGCGATCTCGACCGGCTCAAGATCGCGCTGATGAAGGACTGGGGCTTCAAGAACCTCGAGTTCGACTTCTACCTGATGCCGCAGGTGCAGGGCATCCTGCGCAAGGGCAACTGGACCGCCACCGCCGCCATCTACAAGGATGCCGACAGCGATATCGCGCGCGTCATCGCGCTGTGGCCAGGCCTCAAGAACGAGGCTTACGGACTTGCCTGCGATATCGGCTCGACCACCATCGCCATGCATCTGGTGTCGCTGCTGTCCGGCCGCGTCGCCGCCTCTTCCGGCACATCCAACCCGCAGATCCGCTTTGGCGAGGATCTGATGAGCCGTGTCTCCTACGTGATGATGAATCCGGACGGCCGCGAAGGCATGACGGTCGCCGTGCGCGAGGCGATTTCCAGCCTGGTCGACAAGGTTTGTGCCGAAGGCAACGTCCAGCGCAACGACATCCTGGATTCCGTGTTTGTCGGCAATCCGATCATGCACCATCTGTTCCTCGGAATCGACCCGACCGAGCTCGGCGGCGCGCCCTTCGCGCTCGCGGTCTCGGGCGCGGTGCGCATCAAGGCATCCGATATTGGCCTCAAGCTCAATCAGGGCGCGCGCCTCTACATGCTGCCTTGCATTGCCGGCCATGTCGGCGCCGACGCGGCGGCGGTGACGCTGTCGGAAGGCCCGCACCGCCAGGACGAGATGATGCTGATCGTCGACGTCGGCACCAATGCCGAGATCGTGCTCGGCAACCGCACCAGGGTCGTGGCCGCCTCCTCGCCCACCGGCCCGGCCTTCGAGGGCGCGGAAATTTCCGGCGGCCAGCGTGCAGCACCGGGCGCCATCGAGCGCGTGCGCATCGATGCCGAGACGCTGGAGCCGAAATATCGTGTCATCGGCTCGGAGCTGTGGTCCGATGAGCCGGGCTTCGCCGAAAGCGTGCAGGCGACCGGCGTCACCGGCATTTGCGGCTCGGGCATCATTGAGGTGGTGGCGGAGATGTATCTCGCCGGCATCATTTCGGAAGACGGCGTCGTCGACGGGTCGCTCTCAGCGCGCTCGCCGCGCATCGTCGCCAACGGCCGCACCTTCTCCTACGTGCTGAAGGATGGCGAGCCCCGGATCACCATCACCCAGAACGACGTGCGCGCCATTCAGCTCGCGAAGGCGGCGCTTTACGCCGGCACCAAGCTGCTGATGGAAAAGCAGAACACCGAGCATGTCGACCGCATCCATTTCGCCGGCGCCTTCGGCTCCTTCATCGATCCGAAATACGCCATGGTGCTCGGCCTGATCCCCGACTGCGACCTCGACAAGGTCTCGGCCGTAGGCAATGCGGCCGGCGCCGGCGCGCGCATGGCGCTGCTCAATCGCGGCTACCGCCGCGAGATCGAGGAAACGGTGAGCCGGATCGAGAAGATCGAGACCGCGCTGGAGCCGAAATTCCAGGAGCACTTCGTCTACGCCATGGCGCTGCCGAACAAGGTCGACCCGTTTCCAAAACTTTCGGCGGCGGTGAAATTGCCGCCAAGGAAGACGGTCAGCGAGGACGGTATCGCCGGCGACGCGGCGCCACGCCGTCGTTCGCGCGAGGGCCATGCGGCAAGGCGCGGCCGAGGCTAG
- a CDS encoding methyltetrahydrofolate cobalamin methyltransferase, translating into MTRTIVASATREIIIGFDQPFCVIGERINPTGRKKLAAEMVAGNFETVIKDALEQAACGATMLDVNAGVTAVDPNATEPALLVQTLEIVQGLVDLPLSIDSSVTAAIEAALKVAKGRPLVNSVTGEEEKLEAILPLVKKYNVPVVAISNDETGISMDPDVRFAVAKKIVERCADFGIPAHDVVVDPLVMPIGALGDAGRQVFALLRRLREELKVNTTCGLSNISFGLPHRHGINAAFIPMVIGAGMTSAIMNPVRPQEMEAVRGANVLNGTDENCTNWIRTYKDYKPAEGGQAVAAPVAVNAPGEGGGNGGRRRGGREARMARG; encoded by the coding sequence ATGACCCGCACCATCGTCGCCTCGGCGACCCGAGAAATCATCATCGGCTTCGACCAGCCCTTCTGCGTGATCGGCGAACGCATCAACCCGACCGGCCGCAAGAAGCTCGCCGCCGAAATGGTGGCAGGCAACTTCGAAACCGTCATCAAGGACGCGCTGGAACAGGCCGCCTGCGGCGCCACCATGCTCGACGTCAATGCCGGCGTCACCGCCGTCGACCCCAACGCCACCGAGCCGGCGCTGCTGGTACAGACGCTGGAGATCGTGCAGGGCCTGGTCGACCTGCCGCTGTCGATCGACTCTTCGGTCACCGCAGCCATCGAGGCGGCGCTGAAGGTCGCCAAGGGCCGCCCGCTGGTCAACTCCGTCACCGGCGAAGAAGAGAAGCTCGAGGCGATCCTGCCGCTGGTCAAGAAATACAACGTCCCGGTCGTCGCCATCTCCAACGACGAAACCGGCATCTCGATGGACCCGGATGTCCGCTTCGCCGTCGCCAAGAAGATCGTCGAGCGCTGCGCCGATTTCGGCATTCCCGCCCATGACGTCGTCGTCGACCCGCTGGTGATGCCGATCGGCGCGCTGGGCGATGCCGGCCGCCAGGTGTTCGCGCTGCTGCGCCGCCTGCGCGAGGAGTTGAAGGTCAACACCACCTGCGGCCTGTCCAACATCTCCTTCGGCCTGCCGCACCGCCATGGCATCAACGCCGCCTTCATCCCGATGGTGATCGGCGCCGGCATGACATCGGCGATCATGAACCCGGTGCGCCCGCAGGAAATGGAAGCCGTGCGCGGCGCCAATGTGCTGAACGGCACCGACGAGAACTGCACCAACTGGATCCGCACCTACAAGGACTACAAGCCGGCCGAAGGCGGCCAGGCGGTCGCAGCACCCGTGGCGGTCAACGCGCCAGGTGAAGGCGGCGGCAATGGCGGCCGTCGCCGCGGCGGCCGTGAGGCCCGGATGGCCAGGGGATAA